Part of the Acidobacteriota bacterium genome is shown below.
ACGAAAGAGGAGATCGCTCACCACAAAGCCAAGGATAGCATCGCCTAAGAACTCGAGAAGCTCGTTATCCCCTTCCTCCTGCTGCTCATAACGATAAGAGCGATGGGTAAGTGCTCTTCTTAAAAGATTCTTATCGGAAAAGGTATAGCCTATCTTCTCTTCGAGTGAGGAAAAATCCATCTCAACTTATCTCAGAGATAATCGCCTCCACCGCCTCCTCTGGAGAGGATGCCTTGGTTATCGGGCGTCCTATCACCAAGTAGTCAGCGCCGGCATCAAGAGCTTCCCTCGGTGTGGTTATCCTTTTCTGGTCGTCTGCCGAAGCAAACAGGGGCCTTATACCCGGGGTGACGATCAAAAAATCTCCCCCACATTCCGCCCGCACCACCTCTATCTCCTTAGGGGAGCATACCACACCGTCGAGCCCTGCTTCGCGAGCGAGGGCGGAGAGTTTCTTCACTAAATCGAGAATCTCACCGGAAAAGCCCACTTCGCTTGCCAGTTCCTTATTAAGAGAGGTGAGTATGGTTACCGCCAGTATCTTAGGGGGGCGAAGGCTCTCTTTTTCGCAATACTCCCTCACCTCGGAGGAGGCGCGTACGAGCATTTCCTTCCCCCCGGTGGCATGGAGGTTGAACATAAAAACGCCAAGCCTCGCCGCAGAAATACCCGCTTTCGCCACCGTATTCGGAATATCGTGAAACTTGAGGTCGAGAAACACCTCCTCTCCCAGGGCAACCACCTTTCGCACGAATTCGGGACCAGCAGTGGTGAAGAGTTCGCTTCCTATCTTGAACATCCCCACCTTTCCCCTGAGCCGGGAGATAAGGGAAAACGCCTCCTCGGAAGAGGGAAGATCGAGAGCTACGATTATCCTCCTTCGAGCTTCCATCCTCATCTACCTCATTCAACCTCGAGGGTGGCTATTATCTCATTTACATCGGGGATACCCTTTTCCTCAAGGTACCCCTCTAAAGCTTCGATTATCTCTATAGTAACCCGGGGATTTACAAAATTGGCACTTCCTATCTCAACCGCCCTTGCTCCAACGATGAGGAACTCAAGGACATCGTAAAGGTCCATAATCCCCCCGATCCCAATTACGGGTATTTGCACCGCTTTTATCGCCTCGTAAACCATTCTCAACGCCACCGGCTTGATAGCAGGACCGGAAAGCCCTCCTGTGATATTCTTAAGGCGGG
Proteins encoded:
- a CDS encoding ribonuclease III — its product is MDFSSLEEKIGYTFSDKNLLRRALTHRSYRYEQQEEGDNELLEFLGDAILGFVVSDLLFRQFPEAEVGAIVREKSYLVSARILSRKARELGLGDFLL
- the pyrF gene encoding orotidine-5'-phosphate decarboxylase produces the protein MRMEARRRIIVALDLPSSEEAFSLISRLRGKVGMFKIGSELFTTAGPEFVRKVVALGEEVFLDLKFHDIPNTVAKAGISAARLGVFMFNLHATGGKEMLVRASSEVREYCEKESLRPPKILAVTILTSLNKELASEVGFSGEILDLVKKLSALAREAGLDGVVCSPKEIEVVRAECGGDFLIVTPGIRPLFASADDQKRITTPREALDAGADYLVIGRPITKASSPEEAVEAIISEIS